The Aquidulcibacter paucihalophilus genomic interval ACCGACTTGTAGTCGGAGAACATCAGCTGGGCGAACACCTCGGCCTTTTCGTTCACTTCATAGCGGCCGAAGGCCCCCATGGTGTAACGCTCGTCCGGGCGCTGGAAATAGTTGAGCGGTCCAAAGTTGTACTGGTGCAGGGCGTTATCGAACGGCACGAAGGTGCGGCCGGCGCCCAGGGTCGAGTTGAAGCCGGGGCCACCGCCGAAGTCGGTGAAACGACCCGGGAACGACGTGCCCGAACCACCGCAGGTGAAGGACTGCGGCGTAGCGGCGGCCGGAGCACCGATTGAGCAGCCCGAATAGTCGCGGTCCGCCTGGAGGATCGGGTTGTTGTTGCGATAGCCGGCATAGGCCAGCAGATTGCCGCGGCCGTCGGGGGCCGAGACACCGAGAGTGATGTTCACCGAACGGCTCTCACCATCCGAGACATTGTCATCCGGCAGGGCGAACTGGGCTGGGTTGGTCGCGCTGCGGTCGGCGATGACCGAGCGCAGGTTGCCCACGCCGTCGAAGTTGTTGTTGTGCTGATAGAAGCCGTACTGGGCGTCGATCTGCAGACCTTCGAAGTCCTTCTTCATGATGAAGTTGACGACGCCGGCGACAGCGTCCGAGCCGTACACGGCGGAAGCGCCGCCGGTCAGGACTTCAACGCGCTCAACCAGTTGTTCCGGGACCTGGTTCAGGTCGGCCGCGGGGTCGTTCGGCGAACCATAGCCCATCCGGCGACCATCGATCAGCACCAGGGTGCGCGACGAGCCGAGGTTGCGCAGCGAGACCGTGGCCGTACCCGAAGCGCCGTTCGAGACGGTCGAGTTCTGGGCGGCGAAGGCTTGCGGCAGTTGCGAAATCAGGTCCTCGACCCGGGTCACGCCCGCGACATCGATGTCCTCACCCGTCACCTGGGTCACCGGGCTGGTTGTGACCAGATTGGCTTGCGGGATGCGCGAGCCGGTGACGATGACATCGTCAAGGTCCTGCGACGCTCCGGCGTCCTGCGCCATCGCCGGCGCGGCGAAGGCAAGAGCGGCAAATCCGCCGATCATCGTTGTCGACAACAGCCGACTACGGGTTCTCTGGTTTCTCAAAGGTCGTCCTCCTGAATTCGGGCTGTCTCTCGGCGTCGCGGCCTAAACACTGCCCAGGTGAGCTGCACTGAATGATGGACATCAAGTAGCAACGCAGGAGACTTGAAACACGATTGTCATGACACACAATAGTCTTCTTCAATTGTTTTTGACTGTGTCACCTCACTGCCACTAAGACCAAGAGATTCTATATTAGAATTACACCGCTGTAATTGGCTTACTTGTATATTTGATGCGATAACAAATTACCGATTACAACAACATGGCGGCTCATGATTATGCCGGAAGCCTCTTTCTCTATCTGGCAGATGATTTTTCGCTCCCTCCTGATGAACAGAAGGGAGTTCTATAGGCCAGCCACTGTACGCAAGGTCCAAGACAACTGATTCCGTCCGCCCAACGATGCAACATAGCCAAGCGAGCTTGAGGGTCCTGGCCAAGCGCCAGGGCATCAATCAGAAGACGGTCGCTGAGTAGATTTCCGGATTTCGTTAGCGGGGCCTGCTGACGGGGCCGATCCCGCCCGGAGCGAATCCGCTGTTGGTCATTGCGCCATTAAGCTCCGCGACCAACAGCTAGGTCGTCGTAAGCCGGACCAGGGCACCTGCGGCGAGGGCGTCATCGATGGCCTGTCGCAGTCCAGCCGCTTCGATGAAGTCGAACTCAGCCAGCATTTGCTCCAGACTGAAGCGGCCCTGCGCCGCGCACCAGTCGTAAGCCAGCTGCACCGCCGTTCCCGCCGCGGGGAAGGCTCGACCGGTGATCTTGAAACTGGTCAGCACCGGTTGTTCGGGAAGAGTGAAACTGGCAGGTCGGGTCACCAGCCGTTCTTGCGACATCACCACCTCGTCAAGAAATGCCGGGCTGGACACCAGATCCGAAAGCAAGGCTCCGAGCCGTGCCAGATGAGCAGCCAGTGGCTTGCCATCGCCTTCGGCAGCGGGCGGGAAATAGGCCCGGAAGGCCGGAAACTGCATCGCCGCGCTGTCGAGAAGCGAGAACAGGATCCGCCCGTAAAGGGCAGTGACCGAAAACGTCACATGCAGGGAGGCCCCATCGACGGCGAGCGCGTCGTGAAAACGACCGCGCGGCAGGTACAGCACGTCGCCCGGCTGCATCCGTATCTCGGACATCACCGGGCCGCACGCCTGTTCGAGCCATTGGCGGGTTTCCGGGGTGTCGGGCGGCAGATCGACCGGCATCTCGATCTGGCTCTCATAGATGCGCCAGATCTTCTCGCCTTCAGTCTGAACGGCGAACACATCGTGGTTGTCGTAGTGGGGGCCGAACGCCTGGACATCCTTGAAGGAGCAATAAACGTTCGCGCCAATTTGGGCAGCGAAAGCCCGGCTCAGGAGGGCAGCGGTCTTTGCGATCCGCGGATGGAGCGTCTGCAACTCGTTGACCACAAGGCTGGCACCTTGGGCCAGGAACACCTCCACCTTGTCCGGGCATGGCCGATAGACTTGGCCTCCGCTCGGGACGCTCTTGAGCTGGCAGTATTCCCAGTGTGGGACCGCGACGCGGTTGTGCATCAGCCTGAGGGTCTGACCCGTCCAGATGGCGCTCTGGTCAAGGAGATGGTTGAGCGCCCCCCAATCCAGAAGCGCGCGCTTTTCCCGGTTCGCGCCGGCGAGGATGTGGAGCGGCTTTCGTCCCAGATACTCGTCACGGAACTGCCGCAGCGTGATCGGGGCAAGGAGTTCGTCAAAGCTGAGCATGTTTCCAAGCCAGGTTAGGTGCGGTCCCCGATCAACGGCGACGGCCGTGATCCCTGAAAAGCAAAAACCCCCGCCGCGATGAGCGACGGGGGTTTCCGTGACCCGTAAGGGTCGCCCCTAGAACGGGCGGTAGTTGAGGCCGATGAAGAAGCGCGTACCGTAGGGGTCGAAATTCGAATACAGCGTGTTCCCAAGGTAGCGGGCCTGCTCCGCGTCAAAGGCGTTGACCACCCCGGCGCGGATCGAGAGATTGTCCGCCGCATTCCAGCGGACGGTGAAATCGTGGCGGGCGAAGTTGCCCGTATTGAAGTTTTCCGGAAGGCGGGAGTCGACGTTGCCGGAGGCTCCGTATTGCGCGGAGGTGAACGTATCCTGCGCAGTCTGCCAGTCCATCGTCCAGTTCACACTCCACTCGTCGTTGGGCGCGTACGTCAGAGACGAGGTCAGCCGGACGCGGGGGTAGAGGATGTCGCTGTCCAGACCCGTGAAGTCGCTCGGATCCTCGGCGTTGTTGAAATTCTTCTGTTCGATCAGCCAGGAGCCGCCCAGGCGGTAGTCCAGGTTCCCCCAGTTGCGCCCGACGGCTTCTTCCAGATCCAGACGGTACCGGGCAGTGAAGTCCAGACCACGCGTGGTCAACTTGGCATAGTTGATCGAGCCCTGGATGAAGGCCCCGATCGGATCGCTCGCGGGCCCGCCGATCGCGAATGGAAGGAACGGGTTGTTGCGGAAGATGGTGGCGCACGCCCCCTGGTTCAGCGAAGGCCCGTCGACACAGTTGTTCGCCGCGATGTTCGGCGAGATCGCCGCGATGACGTTGGAGATTTCGATCTCGTAGTAGTCGAGCACCAGACTGAAGTTCGGGAACATCCGCGGCTCAATAACGGTCGAGAAGGTGAAGCTTTCCGACTCTTCCGGCTGAAGGAACGGATTGCCGCCCGCCGAGCCAACGACCGAGCCGGAGCCCAGCGGCGTCGGATCGAAGTCGTCGGTGGTGGTGGCCGTGGCACCGGCGAAGTCGAAGGTCAGCCCCTGCTGCTGGGCCAGGGCCGTGCAGTTGGCGATCCGGTTGGTTCGGAATTCCTGGTTGGCGGGCGCGTTGATGTTCGTCGTCGAGCAGGGATCGGTAAAGGCGAAGTTGGCGAACGCCGGGGTGAGAGGCGCGAAATTCTCCCCGAGGTTTGGTGCGCGGAACGAGGAGTTGAAGCTGGTCCGGAACGTCACGTCACGGATCGGCCGGTAGATGAAGTTCACGCCGTAGACGTCGCCGGTGCCGACCGTAGTGTAGTCGAAGTAGCGGTAGGAGCCGCTGATTTCGGCGTATTCGCCCAGCCAGTTGTCGCGGATCAGTGGGATTGAGAGCTCGGCGAATGCCTCTTCCGACTCATACTGCGCGGCAGGCTGGAAGCCGCCGTCGAACCCCTGCGTCAACCGGTTTTCGTTCTCGTCTTCGTAGCCGACACCCTCCGTGAACTCACGCCGGTATTCGACGCCGACCGCGCCGCCGATGCGGCCCGCGCCCCAGAAGTCCCACAACTCGCCGGAAACGGCGGCGATTGCCTGTTCTTGCTCGTTGCGCGCGAAGGAGTCGCCG includes:
- a CDS encoding cupin domain-containing protein is translated as MLSFDELLAPITLRQFRDEYLGRKPLHILAGANREKRALLDWGALNHLLDQSAIWTGQTLRLMHNRVAVPHWEYCQLKSVPSGGQVYRPCPDKVEVFLAQGASLVVNELQTLHPRIAKTAALLSRAFAAQIGANVYCSFKDVQAFGPHYDNHDVFAVQTEGEKIWRIYESQIEMPVDLPPDTPETRQWLEQACGPVMSEIRMQPGDVLYLPRGRFHDALAVDGASLHVTFSVTALYGRILFSLLDSAAMQFPAFRAYFPPAAEGDGKPLAAHLARLGALLSDLVSSPAFLDEVVMSQERLVTRPASFTLPEQPVLTSFKITGRAFPAAGTAVQLAYDWCAAQGRFSLEQMLAEFDFIEAAGLRQAIDDALAAGALVRLTTT